From a single Helicovermis profundi genomic region:
- a CDS encoding FprA family A-type flavoprotein translates to MNYKLPISDKLHWIGVNDRETHLFENFWPLEKGVTYNSYLVNDEKIALIDTVKFNKTDLYLEKIKEIIGEKDVDFLVINHMEPDHSGSIAAVIKMWPNVKIVGNKKTFGFLKGFYEITDNLYEVKEGDEINLGYHNLKFFITPMVHWPETMMTYETTDKILFSMDAFGGFGALDGGIFDFEVNLSFYEDEIRRYYSNIVGKYSPIVQRTLQRFKDVEISMIAPTHGIVWKESPSTIFNYYDKWSRFEAEEGVVIVYGTMYGNTAKMADYLAKELSRNGIKNIKIFDASKTHLSYIISELWKYKGVIIGSAAYNTTVFPAVEAVLSKIENSGLKNRYLGVFGNKSWSGGGVKTIMNFAEKIKWDFVASPVEATYSPKEKDYKELSLLAKEMANLVKNNPK, encoded by the coding sequence ATGAACTATAAATTGCCAATTAGTGATAAACTTCATTGGATTGGAGTAAACGACAGAGAAACTCACCTATTTGAGAACTTTTGGCCTCTTGAAAAAGGTGTAACATACAATTCTTATTTAGTAAACGATGAAAAAATTGCACTTATTGATACCGTTAAGTTCAATAAAACTGATTTGTATCTAGAAAAAATAAAAGAAATTATCGGTGAAAAAGATGTTGATTTTTTAGTTATTAATCATATGGAACCAGATCACTCTGGATCTATTGCTGCAGTTATAAAAATGTGGCCCAATGTAAAAATAGTTGGAAACAAAAAAACTTTTGGCTTTTTAAAAGGGTTTTATGAAATCACAGATAATCTTTATGAAGTTAAAGAAGGCGACGAAATTAACTTAGGCTATCATAACCTTAAATTTTTTATAACTCCTATGGTCCACTGGCCTGAAACTATGATGACCTACGAAACTACAGATAAAATACTATTTTCAATGGACGCTTTTGGTGGTTTTGGTGCACTTGATGGTGGAATATTTGATTTTGAAGTTAATTTATCTTTCTATGAAGATGAAATAAGAAGATATTATTCAAATATTGTTGGAAAATACAGTCCAATTGTTCAAAGAACTCTTCAAAGATTCAAAGATGTTGAAATTTCTATGATTGCACCAACTCATGGAATTGTTTGGAAAGAATCTCCAAGTACTATTTTCAACTACTATGATAAATGGAGTAGATTTGAAGCAGAGGAAGGAGTAGTTATTGTTTATGGTACGATGTATGGAAACACTGCAAAAATGGCTGACTATCTTGCAAAAGAACTTTCAAGAAATGGAATAAAAAACATTAAAATTTTTGACGCAAGTAAAACTCACCTTTCTTATATTATTAGTGAATTATGGAAATATAAAGGTGTAATAATAGGTTCTGCTGCATACAATACTACTGTTTTTCCAGCTGTAGAGGCTGTACTTAGTAAAATCGAAAATAGTGGACTTAAAAATAGATATCTTGGCGTATTTGGCAATAAATCGTGGAGCGGCGGTGGAGTTAAAACTATTATGAATTTTGCCGAGAAAATCAAATGGGACTTTGTAGCCTCTCCTGTTGAAGCAACTTACTCACCAAAAGAAAAAGACTATAAAGAGCTTTCACTCCTTGCAAAAGAAATGGCTAATTTAGTTAAGAATAATCCTAAGTAA